The following are encoded together in the Vigna unguiculata cultivar IT97K-499-35 chromosome 2, ASM411807v1, whole genome shotgun sequence genome:
- the LOC114174011 gene encoding protein JINGUBANG, translating into MGLLQHPLCCNSQQQQPQNQRSYEHFHSEPSTSSSLHSQPSLPSVPSLSSLTPQQPHNPQQQQPQTTVKIHSSPISSLVLHGKLLYSAASSGEVKTCSRDPFTLQTDINTNTNTNTNVVVVATTNAPIKSLIVYHDTLFTAHQDHKIRVWKADQPTKCIATLPTLHDRVSKLFSSKNYVEVRRHKKRTWVHHVDAVSTLALSHDGSLLYSASWDRTFKIWRTSDFKCLESVQNAHEDAINSLVLSNDGAVYTGSADTKIKMWKKREGEKKHSLVGTLEKHKSAVNALALSEDGSVLYSGACDRSILVWESDDNNMVVVGALRGHTKAILCLVVMADLVCSGSADNSVRVWRKEIGKGYSCLAVLEGHRRPVKCLAMAVDSNTGGGPHEDDRSYLVYSAGLDCDIKVWQIRVPLLSL; encoded by the coding sequence ATGGGACTTCTTCAACATCCCTTGTGTTGCAACTCACAGCAACAACAACCACAAAATCAAAGATCCTATGAACACTTCCATTCAGAACCATCAACCTCTTCTTCTCTCCATTCACAGCCAAGTCTTCCTTCAGTCCCTTCACTAAGTTCCCTCACCCCACAACAACCGCACAACccccaacaacaacaacctcaAACCACCGTCAAAATCCACTCCTCCCCGATCTCCTCCCTCGTCCTCCACGGCAAACTCCTCTACAGCGCCGCCTCCAGCGGCGAGGTCAAAACATGCAGCAGAGACCCTTTCACCCTCCAAACCGACAtcaacaccaacaccaacaccaatACCAACGTTGTCGTCGTTGCAACCACCAACGCGCCCATCAAGTCTCTCATCGTATACCACGACACGCTCTTCACCGCACATCAAGACCACAAAATCCGAGTCTGGAAAGCCGACCAACCCACCAAGTGCATCGCCACGCTTCCCACGCTCCACGACCGTGTCTCCAAGCTATTCTCCTCCAAGAACTACGTCGAGGTGCGCCGCCACAAGAAACGCACGTGGGTGCATCACGTGGACGCCGTTTCCACCCTCGCGCTCTCCCACGACGGCTCCCTCCTCTACTCCGCTTCCTGGGACAGGACGTTCAAAATCTGGCGAACCTCGGACTTCAAATGTCTGGAGTCCGTGCAAAACGCGCACGAGGACGCGATTAACTCCTTGGTTTTGTCGAATGACGGCGCCGTCTACACGGGCTCCGCCGACACAAAGATAAAGATGTGGAAGAAGCGTGAGGGTGAGAAAAAGCATTCGCTCGTGGGGACGTTAGAGAAGCACAAATCCGCAGTTAACGCCCTGGCGCTTAGCGAAGATGGGTCGGTGCTGTATTCTGGCGCGTGTGACAGATCAATTTTGGTGTGGGAAAGTGATGATAATAATATGGTGGTGGTGGGGGCTTTAAGGGGACACACGAAGGCGATACTGTGTTTGGTGGTGATGGCGGATTTGGTGTGTAGTGGATCAGCTGATAACAGTGTTAGGGTATGGAGGAAAGAGATTGGAAAGGGTTATTCGTGTTTGGCGGTGTTGGAAGGTCATCGACGACCCGTGAAGTGTTTAGCTATGGC